GTGTCCCTCGATGCGGAAGTGCCGCGGCGCCGCGTAGCAGCACTGGGCGTAGGCTTGGCACAGGTTGAGATCGACGCTCACCCGCAGGCCGGGCGGGGAGCCGGAGGACGCATCGGCAGGGATGGACATGGCGAGGCAACCGTCCGGGGGGCCGCGAGTTCCGGGGCGGCGGATCCGCCCGGCCGGCGGGGAGGCATCCGAAGGGCGCAGGCTTCGGTCTGACCTTTTGGCCAGGATTCGTCGGGGCTTCCGCGCGCCGCGGGTTGGCGCGCTGATGAAGAGGGGCGGGGCGACACCGGTATTAAACGTGTCTCGCTCTTTCGCGGGGAAAAGAAGCGGCGGAATTCCCCTCCGGGGCGGTTCGATCTATTGTCCCTTCGCCCCGCGGACCTGTCCGAAACGCCGCGATCCCAGGAGGGCGCCATGCCGTACGGTGTGCGAACGAGCCTCGTCGCCCTCATCCTGGCCCTCGGGCTCGGCGGCGCATCCGCCGAACCGGCACCCGGTACCACCTGGACGGATCCTCCCGCGCACAAGCCGGCTGCCGAGAAGGCTCCGGCCGCGGATCGGAAGGCCGCATCAACGCCGACTGCGTCGACTCCCGCCGCCTCCGATACCCGTCCGGCGCCCGCGGTTCGGAAGGCCGTTGCCGCGCGCCGCGCGCCGGAGCGGAGCGCGGCGCGCCGCCCGTCACCGGCCGCCAAGCGACTCGCCAGCGCGCCACGCCGCGCCCGCCTCGCGGCGGCGCCGGCTCGGCCGCTCCGCAACAGCCCGCAGATCGTCGCCGACGCGCCGTCCCCGGTCGCACCCGTGGAGGGTTACGCGCGGTACCGGGCCTACGGCTACGGGCCGGGCTACGGCTATGCACCGGGCTACGGCGACGAGCGCCTGGATCGCCTGAGCAGCGCGCAGGCGGCCGGCTACCTCGTGGTGCGCCGCCGGACGGTCCAGTTCCCCGACGGGCGGACGCTACGGGTCTACCGCCCGGACGACGAGGGCGAGCCGTTCTGATCTGACGTCTCCGCGAACACCGCGCGCAGGGGCGTGCGCAGGATCTTCCCGGCCGGATTACGCGGCAGGAGTCCGTCCCAGATCACGATCCGCACCGGCACCTTGAACGCCGCGAGCCGCTCCGCCGCGAAGGCGCGGATCTCGGCCGCGCTGGTGCCCGCGCCCTCCGCCAGGGTCACGATCGCGCCGGGCTCCTCGCCCAGCGTCGGATGGGGCACCGGCAGAACCACAGCGTCGACCACGTCCGGGTGCGCGAAGAGGGCGTTCTCGACCTCGCAACAGTAGATGTTCTCGCCGCCGCGGATCAGCATGTCCTTGATCCGGTCGACGATGGTCAAGAAGCCCTCCTCGTCGGCGCGGGCGAGGTCGCCGGTGCGCAGCCAGCCCTCGGAGAGAACCTCCGCGGTGGCCTTGGGGTCGTCCCAATAGCCGCGGACCACGTTCGGACCCTTCACGCAGAGCTCGCCGACCTGGCCCGGCGGCAGCGCGTCCCCGAGGGAGTCGACGATCCGCACCTCGCAGACCGGCAGGGGCGGTCCGCAGGAGTCCGGGTGGGCGAGGTAATCTTCGCCCTGGTGATGGGTGAAGGTCGCCGAGGTCTCGGTCATCCCCCAGCCGGTGCCCGGGACGACCCGCGGCAGGGCCTCGCCCAGCGCCCGGACGAGGTCGCCGGCGGCCGGCGCGCCGCCGTAGGTGACGCCCTCGAGGGTGGGCAGGGGGCGGCCGGCCTCCCGGGCCGCGGTGGCGAGCTGCCACGCGATGGTCGGGACGCCACCCGCGCTGGTGCAGCCCTCCCGCTCGATCAGATCGAGGGCCGCGCCCGCGTCCCAGCGGTGCATCATCACCAGCCGGTGGCCGCCGTAGAGGGCGGCCCCCAAGCTCGCGTGGCAGCCGGTGACGTGGAACAGCGGGATCACGAGCAGCGCGGCCCGCTGCGGCGCGGTCGGGTCGGGCTTCGGCGGCGCCTCGCCCCGGCGCAGGGCGCTGCGCGCCGCCGAGTAGGGGTAGGCCATCACCGTAGTGGCGGCCGCCCGGTGCGTGCCGACCGCTCCCTTGGGCTTGCCGGTCGTGCCCGAGGTGTAGAACAGGGTCGCGTCGTCCTCCGGGTCGAGGGCGACATCCGGCAGGGGCAGGTCGGACAGGCCGCCCCAGTCCCGGACCGGCCCGATGATGTCGGCCAGCGGCGTCGCCCGCGAATCCGGCGCCATCCGGGTGGTGAGGACCCGCTCCAGGGCCAAGCATTCGGGCAGGTGAGGGGCGAGCCGGGCAAAGCGCTCGCCGTCGGCGATCAGCACCCGCGCCCCCGAATGCTGAAGGCCGTAGGCCAGTTCGGGCCCGGTCCACCACGCGTTGAGCGGCGTCGCGATCGCCCCGGCGAGCAGCGCGCCGAAATAGCTCACCGGCCATTCGGGCAGGTTGCGCTGTGCGATGGCGACCCGGTCGCCCTTGCGTATGCCGGCCTCGACAAGAGCCCGCGCCACGGCGGTGGCGGCGCGGGCGAAGCCCGTGAAGGTCACGCGCTCGTCCTGGTAGACCACGAAGGTCTTGTTCCCATGGCCCCGGGCGATCCGGAACAGGTCGCCGAGCGTCGGCGGGGCCTTCTCCCAGATCCGGGTCGGCACGCCCCGGATCGGCACCGTGCCGACGGCGAAGGGCGCCCCTGAGGCGGTGAGCCGCGCCTCGGCCTCGCGGAAGGGGAGGGCCGGCCAGCCGGCGGGAATGCGGGGATCGGGGCTCATCGGGCGATGGTCACGCCGCCGTCGACGACGAGCGCCTGCCCGGTCACGAATTGGCCCGCCGCCGAGGCCAGGAACACCGCCGCGCCGGCGATTTCGTCGGGCTCGCCGATCCGGCGCAGGGGCGCAGCGTCCGTGGTGGCGGCCAGCATCGCGGGATCCTCCCACAGAGCCCGGGCGAAGTCGGTGCGGATCAGCCCCGGGCAGAGGCAGTTCACCCGCACGTTGGCGGGGCCGTACTCCACCGCGTAGTTGCGGGCGAGTTGGAGGTCGGCGGCCTTCGAGACGTTGTAGGCGCCGATCACCGGCGAACCCTTCAGCGCCCCGATGGAGGAGACAATGACGATCGCGCCGTCCCGCCGCGCCACCATGCCGGGGGCGACCATCTGGATCAGCCAGTGGTTCGACAGGACGTTGTTCTCGAGGATCTTTCGGAATTGCGCGTCGGAGATGCCGGCCAGCGGCCCGTAATAGGGGTTGCTGGCGGCGTTGCAGACCAGCACGTCGACCGGGCCGAGCCGGCTCTCGGTCTCGGCGACGAGGTGTTCCAGCTCCTCCTTGACCGAGATGCTGGCGGGAATCGCCACCGCCCGACCCGCGCCGTGCGCGGCCTCGATCTCGGCGACGACCGCGTCGCAGGCCTCGCGCTTGCGCGAGGAGATCACCACCCGGGCGCCATGCTCGGCCATTCGCACGGCGATCGCCCGCCCGATGCCCCGGGAGGAGCCGGTGATGAGGGCGACCTTGCCGGTCAGGTCGAACAGGGACATGGGCTAGACCTTCTCACCGGAGAAGCGCGGATCCCGCACCAGCCCCGCCGTCCCGGGGCGCGGCAGGCGAGGCCGATAAGACGGGCTGGGAGGGGGCGGGTCACAGATCATCGGCCGCCCCCTGCTCCGCCCGCATCGACCGGCGCAGCCGCGCCATGCCGGCGAGCCAGCGCTCGGGATCCTCGGCCCGGCGGCGGGCGTATTCCGCCACCTGCGGATGCGGCAGGATCAGGAAGCGCCCCCCCGCCAGTCCGTCGAAGGCGACCTCGGCCACGACGTCCGGCGCCAGCACACCGTCGCGCGACGCGGCGCTGGCGGCCCCCAGCATGGCGGTGTCGACGCCCTGCGGGCACAGGGCCGCGACCCGGATCCCGTCCGCCTCATGGGCGATGGCGAGATGCTCCAGGAAGGCGAGCGCCGCGTGCTTGGTCGCCGAGTAGGTGGCGCTGCCGATCTGGCTGAGCAGCCCCGCCGCCGAGACCGTGCCGAGAAACGCGCCCCCGCCCCGGGCGCACCAGAGCGGGACCAGCACCCGCGCCGCATGGACGTGGCCCATCACGTTCACCGCCCAGGCGCGCGCCCAGCTCTCCGGGTCGGCGGAGGTGGCGAGATCCGGATCGGGGTCGCGCTCCAGGATGCCGGCGTTGGAGCAATAGAGCGCGATCGGGCCGATCTCAGCCTCGATGCGCGCCAGGATCGCGGCGACTGCCGCCGCGTCGCCCACGTCGAGCGCGAAGGCCCGCCCGCCGAGTTCCGCCGCCACGGCCTCCGCCCCGGCGCCGTCGCGGTCGAGGGCCACGACCGTCGCGCCCCTTGCCTTGGCCGCGACCGCGAGCGCCCGGCCGATGCCCCGGGCGGCCCCCGTGACGGCGACGACGCGGCCGACGCACTCCATGCTCAGGCCCCCGCCCGCTCGGCGAAGCCCCAGGCCGCGGCGGCGAGCTTCGGCACGCGCGCCGCCATGGCGGCGGCGTGCTCGCTCGCGGCATTGCCGGCCTTGGCGCGGGCGGCCACGCCTTGGAGGATGCCGACCAGCCGGAACAGGTTGTAGGCGAAGTACCAGTCGAGAGCGGGCAGGTTTTTCCGATCGGCCGCCCGGCAATACAGCGCCACCGCCTCGTCCCTCGTGGGGATGCCCAGAGCCGACAGGTCGAGGCCACCGAGCCCGCTGCGCCCGTCGGCGGGCAGTTCCCACTGCATCAGCAGGTAGCTGAAATCGGCCAGCGGGTCTCCGAGGGTCGACAACTCCCAGTCGAGGACGGCGCTGACGCCGCCGTCGCGGGAGAAGATCAGGTTGTCGAGGCGGTAATCACCGTGGACCACGCAGGCGCCCTGCTGCTCCGGCACCGTCCGGGGCAGCCACGCGATCAGGCGCTCCACATCCTCCAGCCGCCCGTCCTCGGCGGCGCGGTACTGGCGGGTCCAGCGGTCGACCTGCCGGGCGAAATAGTTGCCGGGCCGGCCATAATCGGAGAGCCCCGCCGC
The sequence above is drawn from the Methylobacterium mesophilicum SR1.6/6 genome and encodes:
- a CDS encoding ferredoxin; the encoded protein is MSIPADASSGSPPGLRVSVDLNLCQAYAQCCYAAPRHFRIEGHEALFYDPAPAAQDRDDIERARVACPVQAIRVEDPGRGA
- a CDS encoding class I adenylate-forming enzyme family protein, encoding MSPDPRIPAGWPALPFREAEARLTASGAPFAVGTVPIRGVPTRIWEKAPPTLGDLFRIARGHGNKTFVVYQDERVTFTGFARAATAVARALVEAGIRKGDRVAIAQRNLPEWPVSYFGALLAGAIATPLNAWWTGPELAYGLQHSGARVLIADGERFARLAPHLPECLALERVLTTRMAPDSRATPLADIIGPVRDWGGLSDLPLPDVALDPEDDATLFYTSGTTGKPKGAVGTHRAAATTVMAYPYSAARSALRRGEAPPKPDPTAPQRAALLVIPLFHVTGCHASLGAALYGGHRLVMMHRWDAGAALDLIEREGCTSAGGVPTIAWQLATAAREAGRPLPTLEGVTYGGAPAAGDLVRALGEALPRVVPGTGWGMTETSATFTHHQGEDYLAHPDSCGPPLPVCEVRIVDSLGDALPPGQVGELCVKGPNVVRGYWDDPKATAEVLSEGWLRTGDLARADEEGFLTIVDRIKDMLIRGGENIYCCEVENALFAHPDVVDAVVLPVPHPTLGEEPGAIVTLAEGAGTSAAEIRAFAAERLAAFKVPVRIVIWDGLLPRNPAGKILRTPLRAVFAETSDQNGSPSSSGR
- a CDS encoding SDR family NAD(P)-dependent oxidoreductase — encoded protein: MSLFDLTGKVALITGSSRGIGRAIAVRMAEHGARVVISSRKREACDAVVAEIEAAHGAGRAVAIPASISVKEELEHLVAETESRLGPVDVLVCNAASNPYYGPLAGISDAQFRKILENNVLSNHWLIQMVAPGMVARRDGAIVIVSSIGALKGSPVIGAYNVSKAADLQLARNYAVEYGPANVRVNCLCPGLIRTDFARALWEDPAMLAATTDAAPLRRIGEPDEIAGAAVFLASAAGQFVTGQALVVDGGVTIAR
- a CDS encoding SDR family NAD(P)-dependent oxidoreductase yields the protein MECVGRVVAVTGAARGIGRALAVAAKARGATVVALDRDGAGAEAVAAELGGRAFALDVGDAAAVAAILARIEAEIGPIALYCSNAGILERDPDPDLATSADPESWARAWAVNVMGHVHAARVLVPLWCARGGGAFLGTVSAAGLLSQIGSATYSATKHAALAFLEHLAIAHEADGIRVAALCPQGVDTAMLGAASAASRDGVLAPDVVAEVAFDGLAGGRFLILPHPQVAEYARRRAEDPERWLAGMARLRRSMRAEQGAADDL
- a CDS encoding phosphotransferase family protein, with the translated sequence MSDADVFSGVKPVEPRHRIDETKLAAWMEGHVRGFAGPLTVQQFRGGQSNPTYRLDTPAQAYVLRRKPFGQLLPSAHAVEREFRVIGALYGEGFPVPRPFALCEDSEIIGAAFYVMEAVDGAVHWDGALPGLDPHARHRHYAGMIATLARLHAIDPEAAGLSDYGRPGNYFARQVDRWTRQYRAAEDGRLEDVERLIAWLPRTVPEQQGACVVHGDYRLDNLIFSRDGGVSAVLDWELSTLGDPLADFSYLLMQWELPADGRSGLGGLDLSALGIPTRDEAVALYCRAADRKNLPALDWYFAYNLFRLVGILQGVAARAKAGNAASEHAAAMAARVPKLAAAAWGFAERAGA